From a region of the Tenggerimyces flavus genome:
- a CDS encoding aldo/keto reductase, whose amino-acid sequence MSIVLGCMTFGSQVDLAGAREMVAMARDAGVTAYDTSNNYNDGASEEILGEVVRPFRSEVTLSTKVGSHVDQSDPTVSGLARKAIVTAIEGSLRRLGTEYVDLYYFHRPDWRTPIEESLAAADELLRAGKIRALGQSNFAAWQVTQQHYLAQLHGWLAPTVCQVMYNLLARRVEAEYEACSHALGLRNVAYNPLAGGLLTGKHTPNAVPDGRFSKELYRDRYWNEAQFAAVSHLRGIAGDAGLTLVELALRWVRDRPLTDDVLVGASSVEQLKSNLAALSGPALDEATTAACDEVWSTLAGAAPAYNR is encoded by the coding sequence ATGAGCATCGTGCTGGGCTGCATGACGTTCGGCTCGCAGGTGGATCTCGCCGGCGCCCGCGAGATGGTCGCGATGGCGCGCGACGCCGGCGTCACGGCGTACGACACCTCGAACAACTACAACGACGGCGCCTCGGAGGAGATCCTCGGCGAGGTGGTCCGCCCGTTCCGGTCGGAGGTCACGCTGTCGACGAAGGTCGGCAGCCACGTCGACCAGTCCGACCCGACCGTCTCGGGCCTCGCCCGCAAGGCGATCGTCACCGCGATCGAGGGCAGCCTGCGCCGGCTCGGCACGGAGTACGTCGACCTCTACTACTTCCACCGGCCGGACTGGCGTACGCCGATCGAGGAGTCGCTCGCAGCCGCCGACGAGCTGCTGCGCGCCGGCAAGATCCGCGCGCTGGGCCAGTCGAACTTCGCGGCCTGGCAGGTGACGCAGCAGCACTACCTCGCGCAGCTGCACGGTTGGCTGGCGCCGACCGTGTGCCAGGTCATGTACAACTTGCTCGCGCGCCGGGTCGAGGCGGAGTACGAGGCGTGCTCCCACGCGCTCGGGCTGCGCAACGTCGCGTACAACCCGCTGGCCGGCGGCCTGCTGACCGGCAAGCACACGCCGAACGCGGTCCCGGACGGCCGGTTCAGCAAGGAGCTGTATCGGGACCGGTACTGGAACGAGGCCCAGTTCGCGGCCGTCTCGCACCTGCGGGGGATCGCCGGGGACGCCGGCCTGACGCTGGTCGAGCTCGCGCTGCGCTGGGTCCGCGACCGCCCGCTGACCGACGACGTCCTCGTCGGCGCCTCGAGCGTGGAGCAGCTGAAGAGCAACCTCGCGGCCCTGTCCGGGCCCGCGCTCGACGAGGCGACCACCGCCGCCTGCGACGAGGTCTGGTCGACGCTGGCGGGTGCGGCTCCGGCCTACAACAGGTGA
- a CDS encoding carbohydrate ABC transporter permease has product MAVVAEVREPQLGGARTPLWRRTVTHVLLIVGLILMIYPLLWLASSSVRPASEIFTASGLWPSTIRFENFVDGWYAFSDVTFGTLFANSFLIAFGAIVGNLLSCSLAAYAFARLEFRFKNALFFIMLSTMMLPYHVQIIPQYIAFLNIGWVDTLFPLIVPKFLATDAFFIFLMVQFIRGLPRELDESAEIDGAGFFSIYWRVILPLLMPALATTATFTFIFTWNDFFSPLIYLTSSENFTVPLGLRAFLDSEGESSYGPMFAMSLLSLGPIFGFFLASQRFLVHGIATTGLK; this is encoded by the coding sequence GTGGCTGTAGTCGCTGAGGTGCGCGAACCACAGCTGGGCGGGGCACGGACGCCGCTGTGGCGGCGGACCGTGACGCACGTGCTGCTGATCGTCGGCCTGATCCTGATGATCTATCCGCTGCTGTGGCTGGCGAGCTCGTCGGTACGTCCCGCGTCGGAGATCTTCACGGCCTCCGGGTTGTGGCCGTCGACGATCAGGTTCGAGAACTTCGTCGACGGCTGGTACGCGTTCAGCGACGTCACGTTCGGAACGTTGTTCGCGAACTCGTTCCTCATCGCGTTCGGCGCGATCGTCGGCAACCTGCTGTCCTGCTCGTTGGCGGCGTACGCCTTTGCCCGCTTGGAGTTCCGGTTCAAGAACGCGCTGTTCTTCATCATGCTGTCGACGATGATGCTGCCGTACCACGTGCAGATCATCCCGCAGTACATAGCGTTCCTGAACATCGGTTGGGTGGACACGCTCTTCCCGCTGATCGTGCCGAAGTTCCTCGCGACCGACGCGTTCTTCATCTTCTTGATGGTGCAGTTCATCCGCGGCCTGCCGCGCGAGCTGGACGAGTCGGCGGAGATCGACGGCGCCGGCTTCTTCTCGATCTACTGGCGGGTCATCCTGCCGCTGCTGATGCCGGCACTCGCGACGACCGCGACGTTCACGTTCATCTTCACCTGGAACGACTTCTTCAGCCCGCTGATCTACCTCACCAGCTCGGAGAACTTCACGGTGCCGTTGGGGTTGCGGGCGTTCCTCGACAGCGAGGGGGAGTCGTCGTACGGGCCGATGTTCGCGATGTCTCTGCTGTCGCTGGGCCCGATCTTCGGGTTCTTCCTCGCCTCCCAGCGGTTCCTCGTGCACGGCATCGCGACGACGGGACTCAAATGA